From the Hallerella porci genome, one window contains:
- a CDS encoding helicase C-terminal domain-containing protein, which yields MKPNVYVAFDLETTGLDFEHDEIIEVALERFENGEPKESKDFLIKPKQNLRPFIASLTGISDADLADAPDFATVAGQIRQFIGDYPLVAHNAQFDSKFLRSTFAKVGISIEENPVLDTLALSRIAYRSVPNHKLETLVSYLNIKRERAHRALPDADACGKLFWMALAEIEKLDAFAKHHLARFACGTVWEKIFEDCTPSHEELLTQEPESVTPPKISSAKERLPRVREFFGQGGKLSAVIPNFSARDSQLDFAEVVERNMYKGGISLLEAGTGMGKTLAYLIPAALKAAAGERVVVSTATRTLEEQLSKHDFPMIASLFGGKVSPLVLKGRGNYICLRKFEEHLKSPDVLLAPDERETFMTLIPWVEQTKTGEGSENTGFNLSRNRLLWNKFASDASTCLGEKCRFYEKCFGLNARRQAAKANLLFINHSLFLSDLALDFALLPTYEHIVFDEAHRLPAMSHASFGKMVRFFRLRNITKILVHPKAQEKGLVAEMEAQLTKANAESSLLDACAKLREATMECEKSLHRFFLKLGKKVFKNKADGFRYTKGILAEYDTDPKTVIESCNAVKAIAEDICSQLRNNSAFALMARNLEGAAMEISRFNEDFAFITAAGKEDWVFYMEEPGNPHTAILRAIPLYPGNNWTEKFYPWIKSATFTSATLSLQNSFDYFEERMGMLSPKLSKFKHPFVRNYPSAFDVNAKRRIIIADFLPKPNDPNFQAAVENVLSEILPGNKKNALVLFTSILSMTKSHQALAPLFAKMNKLLLCQQIDGGMDSLVEMFRKKREACLLGCQVFWEGIDLPESALELLVIPKLPFPNPSNPLIAGLADKLKEKNENAFKSLYIPEALLELRQGLGRLIRSESDSGTALFLDNRLVREPYGKSFTRLWGFKHEVAHSVEELRKLLGL from the coding sequence ATGAAACCGAATGTCTATGTAGCTTTTGATTTAGAAACGACGGGTCTTGATTTTGAACATGACGAAATCATCGAAGTCGCCTTGGAACGCTTTGAAAATGGCGAACCCAAAGAAAGCAAAGATTTTTTGATTAAGCCAAAACAAAATTTGCGCCCGTTCATCGCATCGCTTACGGGAATTTCGGACGCCGATTTAGCAGACGCTCCGGACTTTGCAACAGTCGCGGGTCAAATTCGACAATTCATCGGCGATTATCCTTTGGTCGCACACAACGCACAATTTGACTCCAAATTTTTGCGCAGTACTTTTGCAAAAGTCGGCATTTCGATTGAAGAAAATCCGGTGCTCGATACTCTTGCGCTTTCGCGAATCGCTTACCGTTCTGTGCCCAATCACAAATTGGAAACTTTGGTTTCGTATTTGAATATCAAGCGCGAACGCGCGCACCGCGCGCTTCCCGATGCAGATGCTTGCGGAAAACTTTTTTGGATGGCGCTTGCAGAAATTGAAAAATTGGATGCATTTGCAAAACATCATTTAGCCCGATTTGCTTGCGGAACTGTTTGGGAAAAAATTTTCGAAGATTGCACACCTTCTCACGAAGAACTTTTGACGCAAGAACCGGAATCGGTAACGCCGCCGAAAATTTCTTCGGCAAAAGAACGCTTGCCACGTGTGCGTGAATTTTTTGGACAAGGCGGAAAATTGTCTGCGGTGATTCCGAATTTTTCTGCCCGCGATTCGCAATTAGATTTTGCAGAAGTCGTGGAACGCAATATGTATAAAGGCGGCATCTCGCTTTTGGAAGCCGGAACGGGAATGGGAAAAACTCTCGCTTATTTAATTCCGGCTGCGCTAAAAGCGGCTGCGGGCGAACGCGTCGTCGTCAGTACGGCAACGCGAACTTTGGAAGAGCAACTTTCTAAACACGACTTTCCGATGATTGCTTCGCTTTTCGGAGGAAAAGTTTCTCCGCTCGTTCTCAAAGGCCGCGGCAATTACATTTGCTTGAGAAAATTTGAAGAGCACTTAAAATCGCCGGATGTTTTGCTCGCTCCGGATGAACGCGAAACTTTTATGACTCTCATCCCGTGGGTGGAACAGACGAAAACGGGCGAGGGCAGCGAAAATACGGGCTTTAATCTTTCTCGCAATCGTTTGCTGTGGAATAAATTTGCAAGCGACGCTTCGACTTGTCTCGGCGAAAAATGTCGCTTTTACGAAAAATGTTTCGGCTTAAACGCAAGACGCCAAGCGGCAAAAGCCAATTTACTTTTCATCAATCATTCGCTTTTCCTTTCGGATTTAGCACTCGATTTTGCGCTGCTGCCGACATACGAACATATCGTGTTTGATGAAGCGCATCGTCTCCCGGCGATGAGTCACGCGAGCTTTGGAAAAATGGTTCGCTTTTTCCGTTTGCGAAACATTACGAAAATTCTCGTGCACCCGAAAGCGCAAGAAAAAGGTCTTGTCGCCGAAATGGAAGCGCAACTGACGAAAGCTAATGCGGAAAGTTCTCTTTTAGATGCTTGCGCAAAATTGCGTGAAGCGACAATGGAATGTGAAAAATCGTTGCATCGATTCTTCTTAAAACTCGGCAAAAAAGTTTTCAAAAATAAAGCCGACGGATTCCGCTATACCAAAGGAATTCTTGCGGAATATGATACGGATCCGAAAACGGTTATTGAATCGTGTAATGCGGTCAAAGCGATTGCCGAAGATATTTGTTCGCAACTGCGGAATAATTCTGCGTTTGCACTAATGGCGCGCAATCTCGAAGGCGCAGCGATGGAAATCAGCCGCTTTAACGAAGACTTTGCATTTATCACCGCCGCCGGAAAAGAGGATTGGGTATTTTATATGGAAGAACCGGGAAATCCGCATACGGCGATTCTCCGCGCCATTCCGCTTTATCCGGGAAATAATTGGACAGAAAAATTTTATCCGTGGATTAAAAGCGCCACATTTACTTCGGCAACTCTTTCTCTGCAAAATTCATTTGACTATTTTGAAGAACGCATGGGAATGCTTTCGCCCAAGTTGAGCAAATTCAAACATCCGTTTGTGCGCAATTATCCGTCGGCATTTGATGTGAACGCAAAGCGTCGCATTATCATCGCAGACTTTTTACCGAAGCCGAATGATCCGAATTTCCAAGCTGCCGTAGAAAATGTGCTTTCGGAAATTCTTCCGGGGAACAAGAAAAATGCGCTCGTTTTGTTTACGAGTATTCTCAGCATGACGAAATCGCATCAAGCGCTTGCGCCACTTTTTGCTAAGATGAACAAGTTGCTTTTGTGTCAGCAAATCGATGGCGGCATGGATAGCCTCGTCGAAATGTTCCGCAAAAAACGCGAAGCGTGTTTGCTCGGTTGTCAAGTTTTCTGGGAAGGAATTGACTTGCCCGAAAGTGCGCTCGAACTTTTGGTGATTCCAAAACTTCCATTCCCCAATCCGTCGAATCCGCTCATCGCAGGACTCGCTGATAAATTAAAAGAGAAAAACGAAAATGCGTTTAAGAGCTTGTACATTCCTGAAGCACTTTTGGAATTGCGTCAAGGTCTCGGGCGTTTAATTCGCAGTGAATCGGACTCGGGAACGGCTCTCTTCTTGGATAATCGACTTGTCCGCGAACCTTACGGCAAAAGCTTTACACGCTTGTGGGGCTTTAAACATGAGGTGGCTCACAGCGTGGAAGAGTTGCGCAAACTTCTCGGTTTGTAA
- a CDS encoding Ig-like domain-containing domain, which yields MKFRFVILFSFALFVLNCATSVAPGGGPEDKYPPRVAGVYPSPGSVNISSELNIHLQFDEWISPTIPRSAVTISPPLEKKLRFEVDGDELYITSRAQLDSNTTYTVTIASGLKDLRGNAVADPFRLTFSTGPIIDSLSVSGRTMITSTMIRNKQYPTVGLFLIGAKERSSHHYLNKYRDSTQTLEADSIPKLVKEQPLFSTQTDSLGRFHLGGLKAGRYRVVAFLDQNGNQKIEPSVEIAGVNGYDLNLTPEFSDTLWLPLADQDTTPISLESISQAGRALLTAKFSKNIFIDSAFLDFKNCALITPDSSRIYPTAIFRMPRGNDMQFYFDSLYNRDSSYTFECKYGRDSLGRKLDHRLATLSIEWTERKGDTLPPSRSATEPSSGAKNVFPEDSILVAYNTPVSDSLLNYLGTVLLLVQNQDTLPVKILRKDPVRFFVLGEEKFLTDAKVELLERYADSTLSSPDSVTGIRDTIITMKTRQWVKFETVPKLQLATLSGKIPGGKSDTRVRIRKAGEEKFNVVRCSSDGDFKIDDLTEGKYLMDYFRTKDSLDVPFAGKIFDLEYGMPWRMMADTLVLERGANILDENVLSRMPKLPEK from the coding sequence ATGAAATTTCGCTTCGTCATTTTGTTTTCGTTTGCGCTTTTCGTTTTGAATTGCGCAACTTCTGTCGCTCCTGGCGGAGGTCCCGAAGACAAATATCCGCCGCGTGTTGCGGGAGTTTATCCGTCGCCGGGTTCTGTGAATATTTCTTCGGAATTGAATATTCATTTGCAATTTGACGAATGGATTTCACCGACGATTCCGCGAAGCGCTGTGACGATTTCTCCACCGCTCGAAAAGAAATTGCGATTTGAAGTCGATGGCGATGAACTTTATATTACGTCGCGGGCGCAGTTAGATTCGAATACGACTTATACGGTGACGATTGCAAGCGGGCTAAAAGATTTGCGCGGAAACGCCGTTGCCGATCCGTTTCGTTTGACATTTTCTACGGGACCGATTATCGATTCGCTTTCGGTTTCGGGGCGGACGATGATTACTTCGACGATGATTCGTAATAAGCAATATCCGACGGTCGGCCTTTTCCTTATCGGTGCTAAGGAACGTTCTTCGCATCATTACTTGAATAAATATCGCGATTCAACGCAAACTCTTGAAGCGGATTCAATTCCGAAATTAGTGAAAGAACAGCCGTTATTTTCGACGCAGACAGATAGCCTTGGCAGATTTCATTTGGGCGGATTGAAAGCGGGGCGTTACCGCGTCGTCGCTTTCTTGGATCAAAACGGCAACCAAAAAATTGAACCTTCCGTAGAAATCGCAGGCGTTAACGGTTACGATTTAAATTTAACGCCGGAATTTTCGGATACGCTTTGGCTTCCTTTAGCGGATCAAGATACGACGCCGATTTCGTTGGAATCGATTTCTCAAGCGGGACGCGCTTTGCTCACCGCAAAATTTTCAAAAAATATTTTCATCGACAGCGCATTTCTTGATTTCAAAAATTGCGCTTTGATTACTCCAGATTCTTCGCGAATTTATCCGACGGCAATTTTCCGGATGCCGCGCGGAAACGATATGCAATTTTATTTTGATTCTCTTTACAATCGCGATTCATCTTACACATTTGAATGCAAATACGGCCGCGATTCTCTCGGACGCAAATTGGATCATCGCTTGGCGACTCTTAGTATCGAATGGACAGAGCGTAAAGGCGATACGCTTCCGCCGAGTCGTTCGGCAACGGAACCGTCTTCGGGCGCAAAAAATGTTTTCCCCGAAGATTCGATTCTCGTCGCTTACAATACTCCGGTTTCCGATTCGCTTTTGAATTATTTGGGAACGGTTTTATTGCTCGTGCAAAACCAAGATACTTTGCCGGTGAAAATTTTGCGCAAAGATCCGGTGCGTTTCTTTGTCCTTGGCGAAGAAAAGTTTTTAACGGATGCGAAAGTGGAACTTTTGGAACGTTATGCGGATTCCACTTTGTCATCGCCGGATAGCGTCACCGGAATTCGCGATACGATTATCACGATGAAAACGCGGCAGTGGGTGAAATTTGAAACGGTTCCGAAATTACAACTTGCGACTCTTTCGGGAAAAATTCCAGGCGGAAAATCCGATACGCGTGTGCGAATTCGGAAAGCGGGCGAAGAAAAATTTAATGTGGTGCGTTGCTCTTCCGATGGCGATTTTAAAATCGACGATCTCACCGAAGGAAAATATTTGATGGATTATTTCCGGACAAAAGATTCGTTGGATGTTCCCTTTGCGGGGAAAATTTTTGATTTGGAATATGGCATGCCGTGGCGCATGATGGCCGATACACTTGTTCTTGAACGCGGCGCAAATATTCTCGATGAAAATGTACTTTCGCGGATGCCAAAGCTTCCGGAAAAATAA
- the lepB gene encoding signal peptidase I → MDSKKFSVSRGIKMLLRELIIPIACALVVIQYVIQAFQIPSGSMEDTLLTGDFILGLKFTYGSPIPFTHSKFPGFTDPKAGDIVIFRYPGEPAYPDYDAKRYTHLADGLMFGNFYWDSKPIPGNPHLVHYADGPKDFIKRCIAVSGDTIAVHHGVLFQNGVEQKKLPGKGKYTAYSRTGVARDELSATRIPAVGDTIDLQNLSLPKLWWMKSLMAQENPEEKIELSLSLYRDSVEVDDYLFENFRVPVENDRGLLLNAVLSQGQIIGQGLQQGDTITGPAKFLMFKRLAQSGFLPRFDPNGRYNGFMRPVSYDYFEGAQLGDLAYNVSLDSSLSLSANLLVDGTPVKNYVVKYPVYFMMGDNRDNSADSRYWGFVSARNIKAKAFVVYFSFENSDAGFSFSNPISWFKIPFKIRWTRIGKIIHMIGE, encoded by the coding sequence ATGGATTCTAAAAAATTTTCCGTTTCTCGCGGCATCAAAATGCTTTTGCGAGAACTTATCATTCCCATCGCGTGCGCGTTGGTGGTGATTCAATATGTGATTCAAGCGTTCCAAATTCCGAGCGGTTCGATGGAAGATACGCTTTTAACGGGCGACTTCATTTTGGGACTGAAATTTACTTATGGTTCGCCGATTCCGTTTACGCATTCAAAGTTCCCAGGATTTACCGATCCGAAAGCGGGCGACATCGTTATCTTCCGTTATCCGGGAGAACCTGCTTATCCCGATTACGATGCGAAGCGTTACACGCATTTAGCCGATGGACTTATGTTCGGAAATTTCTATTGGGATTCAAAACCGATTCCGGGAAATCCGCATTTGGTGCATTACGCAGACGGTCCAAAAGATTTCATTAAACGCTGCATCGCTGTTTCGGGCGATACCATCGCAGTGCATCACGGCGTACTTTTTCAAAATGGCGTGGAACAAAAGAAACTTCCAGGCAAAGGAAAATATACGGCTTATTCGCGGACGGGAGTTGCTCGCGATGAATTGAGCGCAACGCGCATTCCCGCTGTCGGCGATACAATCGATTTGCAAAATCTTTCGCTTCCGAAACTTTGGTGGATGAAGTCGCTGATGGCGCAAGAAAATCCGGAAGAAAAAATTGAACTTTCGCTTTCGCTCTATCGCGATTCCGTTGAAGTAGATGATTACTTGTTCGAAAATTTCCGCGTGCCTGTGGAAAACGATCGCGGACTTTTGTTAAATGCAGTTCTTTCGCAAGGTCAAATTATCGGACAAGGTTTGCAGCAAGGCGATACGATTACGGGGCCTGCAAAATTTTTGATGTTTAAACGTTTAGCGCAAAGCGGATTTTTGCCACGGTTTGATCCGAATGGACGTTATAACGGTTTTATGCGCCCGGTGAGTTACGATTATTTTGAAGGCGCTCAACTCGGCGATTTAGCGTATAATGTTTCGCTCGATTCTTCGCTTTCGCTTTCGGCAAATTTACTTGTCGATGGAACGCCGGTGAAAAATTATGTGGTGAAATATCCGGTCTATTTTATGATGGGCGATAACCGCGATAATTCAGCGGATAGTCGTTATTGGGGATTTGTTTCGGCGCGAAATATCAAAGCAAAAGCTTTCGTTGTTTACTTTTCTTTTGAAAATTCCGATGCAGGATTTTCGTTCAGCAATCCGATTTCGTGGTTTAAAATTCCGTTCAAAATTCGGTGGACGCGAATTGGTAAAATCATTCACATGATCGGAGAATAA
- a CDS encoding mechanosensitive ion channel family protein, which produces MIQFYETYRGLIILVAISILALIISRHLLYPFFKKIAEKSSNKFDDLLIQRRTIERAVHIVPAIILYVGMPHVLASTTVLFHTLYTLNNLYFIFIGFLIFDSFLHACADHILLNSNKQGLPIQGVRQAILLVGFLACAILVISQITGKSPVILLSGLGALAAVFMLIFRDPILGFTAGIQIAMFDLVRTGDWIEVSKEGIDGTVDAVSLTSIRISNWDNTTSVLPTYSLVSTTFKNWRQMQDTSRRRVQRSILIDANSLHTLSADKMQTLEKNPLYAPALQKLSSRLSAGELPLNLTAFRLCIDAFLRSIPEIDPKYTLIVREKESNGKGIPLEIYIFTSISQWAAYEDFSSTLVDRLIAKLPEFDLKLYQLSQAE; this is translated from the coding sequence ATGATACAATTTTACGAAACCTATCGCGGACTCATCATCCTCGTCGCCATTTCCATTCTCGCCCTCATCATTTCCCGTCATCTGCTTTATCCATTCTTCAAAAAAATTGCTGAAAAAAGTTCGAATAAATTCGATGATTTGTTAATTCAGCGTCGCACGATTGAACGCGCAGTTCACATTGTGCCCGCGATAATTCTCTACGTCGGGATGCCTCATGTTTTAGCTTCGACGACCGTTCTTTTTCACACACTTTACACGCTGAATAATCTCTATTTTATCTTCATCGGATTTCTCATTTTCGATTCATTCTTACACGCTTGCGCCGACCACATTCTTTTAAATTCCAATAAGCAAGGGCTTCCGATTCAAGGCGTTCGCCAAGCGATTCTCCTCGTCGGATTTCTCGCCTGCGCCATTCTCGTGATTTCGCAAATTACTGGGAAAAGTCCCGTCATTCTTCTTTCAGGCTTAGGCGCTCTCGCTGCAGTGTTTATGTTAATTTTCCGCGATCCGATTTTAGGATTTACTGCGGGCATTCAAATTGCGATGTTCGATCTCGTCCGCACCGGCGATTGGATTGAAGTTTCCAAAGAAGGAATTGATGGAACCGTCGATGCGGTTTCGCTTACAAGTATTCGCATTTCGAATTGGGACAATACGACAAGCGTTCTCCCGACATACAGTCTCGTTTCGACGACTTTCAAAAACTGGCGTCAAATGCAAGACACGAGCCGTCGCCGCGTGCAACGTTCCATTTTAATCGATGCCAATTCTCTGCACACACTTTCTGCGGATAAAATGCAAACTCTCGAAAAAAATCCGCTGTATGCGCCTGCGCTTCAAAAACTTTCCTCGCGTTTATCTGCCGGCGAATTGCCTTTAAATTTAACCGCCTTCCGTCTTTGCATTGACGCATTCCTGCGCAGCATTCCCGAAATCGATCCGAAATATACGCTGATTGTCCGCGAAAAAGAATCGAACGGCAAAGGCATTCCGCTCGAAATTTACATCTTCACTTCCATTTCGCAATGGGCAGCATACGAAGATTTTTCATCGACTTTGGTGGATCGCTTAATCGCAAAGCTCCCCGAATTTGATTTGAAACTTTATCAATTAAGCCAAGCGGAATAA
- a CDS encoding cell division protein ZapA — protein sequence MDADSSLHTTRVEIGNDRFQIQTDLTDAELSAIVEYVTKKVQLYVNSDARMDARKQLLLMAMDITSELFDMRRRHARYKELYLESQKVAGVLCSMLEDELAKISSNDKEMTNSGK from the coding sequence ATGGACGCTGATTCATCTTTACATACCACTCGCGTTGAAATCGGCAATGATCGGTTTCAAATTCAAACGGATTTAACCGATGCGGAACTTTCTGCAATCGTCGAATATGTGACGAAGAAAGTCCAGCTTTATGTCAATTCGGATGCGCGAATGGACGCTCGTAAGCAGTTATTGCTGATGGCGATGGACATCACTTCGGAACTTTTTGATATGCGCCGTCGTCATGCGCGTTACAAGGAATTATACTTGGAAAGTCAAAAAGTCGCTGGCGTTTTATGCTCCATGTTGGAAGATGAATTGGCGAAGATTTCGTCAAATGACAAAGAAATGACGAACTCAGGAAAATAA
- a CDS encoding LysR family transcriptional regulator, protein MEIRTLKYFLAIAQEESFSKAGDNVLFVTQPTLSRQMQELEEELGVKLFYRKGKRTLLTEEGLRFRKRAEEILELVDKTESELKSAADEEIAGDIYIGAGETDGMRLIIRAICDVQIRYPKIRFHLFSGNAQDVMEKLDRGLLDFGLLIDPIDRAKYDFLNLPDRDIWGILMRKDHPLAQKSRVCAKDILHLPLITSAQLERTNWFSGWLGKSLDSLNIIASYNLIFNAALMVDEGLGCALTLDKLTYTGENSHLCFKPLSPKCESGLVFVWKKNPVFSRQAKVFLEALQEILSEEFQR, encoded by the coding sequence GTGGAAATTCGGACTTTGAAATATTTTTTGGCGATTGCGCAAGAAGAGAGTTTTTCTAAAGCCGGCGACAATGTTTTATTTGTCACGCAGCCAACTCTTTCTCGGCAAATGCAAGAATTAGAAGAAGAACTTGGCGTGAAACTTTTTTACCGCAAAGGCAAGCGCACCCTTTTGACCGAAGAAGGTTTGCGTTTTCGAAAACGCGCTGAAGAAATTCTCGAATTAGTGGATAAAACAGAAAGTGAATTGAAATCGGCTGCGGACGAAGAAATCGCAGGCGACATTTACATTGGCGCGGGCGAAACGGATGGAATGCGTTTGATCATTCGTGCGATTTGCGATGTGCAAATTCGCTATCCGAAAATTCGTTTTCATTTGTTCAGCGGAAACGCTCAAGATGTGATGGAAAAATTGGATCGCGGACTTTTAGATTTTGGACTTTTAATCGATCCGATCGATCGCGCTAAATATGATTTTTTGAATTTGCCCGACCGCGATATTTGGGGAATTTTAATGCGAAAAGATCATCCGCTTGCTCAAAAATCGCGCGTGTGCGCCAAAGATATTTTGCATTTGCCGCTCATTACTTCGGCGCAGTTAGAACGCACTAACTGGTTTTCGGGTTGGCTTGGAAAAAGTTTGGATTCGCTGAATATCATCGCTTCGTATAATTTGATTTTTAACGCAGCGCTAATGGTTGATGAAGGTCTCGGCTGCGCATTGACTTTGGACAAATTGACTTATACCGGAGAAAATTCTCATTTATGTTTTAAACCGCTTTCTCCGAAATGCGAAAGTGGACTTGTTTTTGTGTGGAAAAAGAATCCGGTTTTTAGCCGACAAGCCAAAGTCTTTTTAGAAGCGTTGCAAGAAATTTTAAGCGAAGAATTTCAGCGGTAA
- a CDS encoding helix-turn-helix domain-containing protein, translating to MSTFGDFVREKRLAKHIHLRALAKEIDIVPAYMSDIEKNHRYPPAKEKIFKIAEVLQLTEDERNELFDLAGEAKEGMIAPDISDYVKNQNTARLALRKARDLNLGDREWVKVIEMLEKEKNSKR from the coding sequence ATGAGTACTTTTGGAGATTTTGTGAGAGAGAAAAGACTTGCAAAGCACATACATCTTAGAGCACTTGCAAAAGAGATTGACATTGTTCCTGCGTATATGAGCGATATTGAAAAAAATCATCGTTACCCACCAGCAAAAGAAAAAATCTTTAAGATTGCCGAAGTTCTGCAGCTTACTGAAGATGAACGCAACGAATTATTTGACCTTGCTGGCGAAGCTAAAGAAGGTATGATTGCTCCAGATATTTCGGATTATGTAAAAAATCAAAATACAGCTCGTCTTGCATTGCGCAAGGCAAGAGATTTGAATCTTGGCGATAGGGAATGGGTGAAAGTGATTGAAATGTTGGAAAAGGAAAAGAACAGTAAACGATGA
- a CDS encoding ImmA/IrrE family metallo-endopeptidase: MKIDEYTDERLDLFGDELNRRFDASRLENAKTLDVYDVVDFVGCTPDWKYLSPDQSVFGMTVFETTNFYEWEKPIFTQGDLPREIVVKKGTILIDRTLNEGCKQKQQMENFTVIHECFHWLLHKRYFENIVEDGILCCSQSSIFKESAVLNETIKILEHQANRCAASFLMPKQAVTAAFMEAARMPQKPLPLRYMTKYVAETANLFNVNFNPMKYRLQDLGFIQK; this comes from the coding sequence ATGAAAATTGACGAGTACACTGACGAACGTTTAGATTTATTTGGCGATGAACTAAATCGCCGATTTGATGCATCACGCTTAGAAAATGCGAAAACATTAGATGTTTACGACGTTGTTGATTTTGTCGGGTGTACTCCTGACTGGAAATATTTATCTCCCGATCAATCTGTTTTTGGAATGACCGTTTTTGAAACAACAAATTTTTACGAGTGGGAAAAGCCTATTTTTACGCAAGGTGATTTACCAAGAGAAATCGTGGTAAAAAAAGGAACCATTCTTATTGATAGAACATTAAATGAAGGCTGTAAACAAAAACAACAGATGGAAAATTTTACAGTCATTCATGAATGCTTTCATTGGTTACTTCATAAGAGATATTTTGAAAATATTGTTGAAGATGGTATTCTATGTTGTTCACAATCAAGTATTTTCAAGGAAAGTGCTGTATTAAACGAAACAATTAAAATTCTAGAGCATCAAGCGAATCGCTGTGCTGCAAGTTTCTTGATGCCAAAACAGGCTGTAACGGCGGCATTTATGGAAGCAGCGAGAATGCCGCAGAAACCGCTCCCTTTGCGCTACATGACTAAATATGTTGCTGAAACAGCGAATCTCTTTAATGTCAACTTTAACCCGATGAAATACAGATTGCAAGATCTGGGTTTCATTCAAAAGTAG
- a CDS encoding alpha/beta hydrolase, whose protein sequence is MSKNSVADSEKITAGVVEEKLNLVKEWDKVFPQSDKVFHSKITFHNRYGITLAADLYIPKNESLKVNGKFPAVSVSGPFGAVKEQSSGLYAQTLAERGFLTIAFDPSFTGESSGTPRNVASPDINTEDFSASVDYLSTREDVDENRIGILGICGWGGIGINAAAMDTRIKATVASTMYDMTRVSANGYNDANDNFEARHKMLVALNHQRTKDYKQGYYDRAGANLLPEELTVQTPQFIKDYTMYYETKRGFLPRSNNSVGGWNKTSTLSFINLPFLKRSNEIQSAVLIVHGEKAHSRYFSETAFQNMTENGKGKFTANKELLIIPGASHTDLYDNLEKIPFDKIENFYREYLK, encoded by the coding sequence ATGTCTAAAAATTCTGTCGCAGATTCGGAGAAAATAACAGCAGGCGTTGTCGAAGAAAAATTAAATCTTGTTAAAGAATGGGACAAAGTTTTTCCACAAAGCGATAAAGTCTTTCATTCAAAAATTACATTCCACAACCGCTACGGAATTACTCTTGCCGCAGACCTTTACATTCCCAAAAATGAATCGTTAAAAGTCAACGGAAAATTCCCCGCTGTTTCTGTGAGCGGGCCTTTTGGCGCAGTAAAAGAACAGAGCTCGGGACTTTACGCACAAACTCTTGCCGAGCGCGGATTTTTAACGATTGCCTTTGACCCCAGTTTTACCGGTGAAAGTTCTGGAACGCCTCGAAATGTTGCTTCGCCCGATATTAACACCGAAGATTTTAGCGCATCGGTTGATTACCTTTCGACCCGCGAAGATGTCGATGAAAATCGCATTGGCATTTTAGGAATTTGCGGTTGGGGTGGCATTGGCATTAACGCTGCCGCCATGGATACGCGCATCAAAGCAACTGTCGCATCGACGATGTACGACATGACGCGAGTTTCTGCAAATGGTTATAACGATGCAAACGATAATTTTGAAGCGCGCCACAAAATGCTTGTCGCCTTAAATCATCAACGCACGAAAGATTACAAGCAAGGTTATTACGACCGCGCCGGCGCAAATTTACTTCCCGAAGAACTCACCGTTCAAACGCCGCAATTCATTAAAGATTACACCATGTATTACGAAACGAAAAGAGGATTTCTTCCGCGTTCAAATAATTCTGTCGGCGGTTGGAACAAAACTTCGACGCTTTCGTTCATCAATTTGCCATTCTTAAAACGCAGCAACGAAATTCAAAGCGCCGTTTTAATCGTGCACGGCGAAAAAGCGCACAGCCGTTATTTCAGCGAAACCGCTTTTCAAAATATGACAGAAAATGGGAAAGGAAAATTTACCGCGAATAAAGAATTGTTAATTATTCCCGGCGCAAGTCACACCGATTTATACGATAATTTAGAGAAAATTCCTTTTGATAAAATTGAAAATTTTTATCGTGAATATTTAAAGTAG